The DNA segment GCCCGCTTTTCGAGTATTTCATCGAGGGAAATTCTGGTGATAGATTCTTTGCTCATTTTTATGTGCCGGCCGGGCGGAGATGATCCTGCAAATTTCCCCTCGCATCGTGTAGACGACAGTGATGATGCGGTTGGTCTCTGGGCAGATCGCCAACGTCCGGACTTCTCCGTTTCTGATGGTTTGAAACTCGATCCTGAATTCTTGCAGAGCGAGCACGGCATCTTCAAAGTCGATGCCGTGCTTTGCCATATTGCCGAGCCGCTTTTGGTTATCCCACTCAAAAAACGCCAACGGTTGTGGGTCCAACATGAAAATGCTTACCACCGTAATCAGACCCTTTATACCAATACAGATTGTATATACAGAAAAGAAACCCGTCAACCTGTGAATTGCGGGTATGATCTGTCCACTCTGTAGCGCGGCCGGCGATTGCCGCCTATATGAAAGCCAGCCCAGAGGTATTCATGCGATTTTCCAACTCTTTCCTTGACGAGATCCGCGACCGCGTTCCCATTTCGGACGTGATCGGCAAACGCGTCACCTGGGATCGCAAGAAAACCAACGCCTCGCGCGGCGACTATTGGGCCTGCTGCCCGTTTCACGGCGAGAAATCGCCGAGCTTCCATTGCGAGGATCGCAAGGGCCGTTACCATTGCTTCGGCTGCGGCGTGTCGGGCGATCATTTCCGGTTCCTCACCGATCTCGACGGCATGGCCTTTCCCGAAGCCGTGCAGCAGATCGCCGATCTCGCCGGCATCGCCATGCCGCAGCCGGATGCCGAGGCGGAAAAGCGCGACCGCCAGCGCATCGGCCTGCAGGACGTCATGGAAGTGGCGACGCAGTTCTTCCAGGATCAGCTGCAGACCGCAAACGGCGCCAAGGCGCGCGCTTACTTGCGCGACCGGGGCCTGGCCGGGCGCACGATCGAGACGTTCCGCCTGGGTTATGCGCCGGAAAGCCGCAATGCGCTGAAGGAGTTTCTGGCCGGAAAGGGTGTGCCGAAGGATCAGATCGAGGCCTGCGGCCTGGTCGTTCACGGTGCCGATATTCCCGTCTCCTACGACCGGTTCCGTGATCGCATCATGTTCCCGATCCTGTCGTCGCGCGAAAAGGTCATCGCCTTTGGCGGCCGCGCCATGTCGCCGGATGCGCCGGCCAAGTACCTCAATTCCAACGAGACCGAGCTCTTCCACAAGGGCAACGTGCTCTACAATTTTTCACGCGCCCGCAAGGCGATGTCCGGTACTGGCCGCGATGGCAAAGCCGCGCAAAGCGAAAATGCTGCAGGCACGATCATTGCCGTTGAAGGCTATATGGACGTGATTGCGCTGCATCAGGCCGGCATCGAAAATGCCGTGGCGCCGCTCGGGACCGCGCTCACCGAAAACCAGATGGCGCTGTTGTGGAAGCTCACACCACAGCCGGTGCTCTGCTTTGATGGCGATGGCGCCGGTATCCGTGCGGCCAACCGCGCCGTCGATCTGGCGCTGCCGCATCTGAAACCCGGCTTTTCCGTCCGCTTCGCCATGCTGCCGGATGGCAAGGATCCCGACGATCTCGTGCGCAACGAGGGCAGGGCGCCGTTCGACAAGGTGATGGCATCGGCCCGCTCGCTGTCGGAAATGGTCTGGCTGCGCGAGGCTCAGGCAGGGTCGTTCGATACGCCGGAAAGCCGCGCCCAGCTGGAAGCGACCCTGAAACAGGTCGTGTCGGTCATATCGGACGAAAATGTCCGCCGCCATTATGGCCAGGATGTCCGTGACCGGCTGAACCAGTTTTTCCAAGGGGCATCCCGCCAGCATAACGGCCAGCGCGGCGGCTTCGACCGCAACCAGCGGCAGGGCGCAAACCGCGGGGGTGGCCAGGGCCGCGGCGCACAGCAGGGCGGGCGCATGCAGGAACGCTCGGGCATTTCCGACCGGCTTGCGCGCTCGTCGCTGGTCAGCGGCCATCAGGCCCTACCGCCCTTGCGCGAAAGCGTGCTGGCGCTCACCATCGTCAACCATCCGCAATTGCTGTTTGAAGAATATGACGAGATTTCCGCGATCGAATACGATAATCGCGATCTGCAGCGCTTCTGGTCGTCGGTGCTCAACGCCGCCGCTGCCAAAGGCCCGCGCCTGTCGCGCGAAATCCTCATCGAGCAGCTCGAGGCCGAAGGCTTCGATACGCTGCTGAAATCGCTCGACCAGCAGATCCGCTTTGCCCGCCTGTGGACCGCAACCACGGCCGCCGCACCCGAGGACGCCCGCGAAGGCTACCTGCAGGCGCTCGCCCTGCATCAGCGCACCAAGGCGCTCCTGTGGCAACGCCGCGAACTGGAAAGCGAACTCGCCTACGCCACCGAAGAAGGCGACGACGACACCGTCAGCCAGATTCTGCGCAATCTGCAGGAAGTCCAGCTGGAAGTCACCCGGCTCGAAAACCAGGAAGCGATCATCGATGGTTTT comes from the Pararhizobium qamdonense genome and includes:
- the dnaG gene encoding DNA primase, yielding MRFSNSFLDEIRDRVPISDVIGKRVTWDRKKTNASRGDYWACCPFHGEKSPSFHCEDRKGRYHCFGCGVSGDHFRFLTDLDGMAFPEAVQQIADLAGIAMPQPDAEAEKRDRQRIGLQDVMEVATQFFQDQLQTANGAKARAYLRDRGLAGRTIETFRLGYAPESRNALKEFLAGKGVPKDQIEACGLVVHGADIPVSYDRFRDRIMFPILSSREKVIAFGGRAMSPDAPAKYLNSNETELFHKGNVLYNFSRARKAMSGTGRDGKAAQSENAAGTIIAVEGYMDVIALHQAGIENAVAPLGTALTENQMALLWKLTPQPVLCFDGDGAGIRAANRAVDLALPHLKPGFSVRFAMLPDGKDPDDLVRNEGRAPFDKVMASARSLSEMVWLREAQAGSFDTPESRAQLEATLKQVVSVISDENVRRHYGQDVRDRLNQFFQGASRQHNGQRGGFDRNQRQGANRGGGQGRGAQQGGRMQERSGISDRLARSSLVSGHQALPPLRESVLALTIVNHPQLLFEEYDEISAIEYDNRDLQRFWSSVLNAAAAKGPRLSREILIEQLEAEGFDTLLKSLDQQIRFARLWTATTAAAPEDAREGYLQALALHQRTKALLWQRRELESELAYATEEGDDDTVSQILRNLQEVQLEVTRLENQEAIIDGFGVLSGRVKGPAGK
- a CDS encoding BrnT family toxin, which produces MLDPQPLAFFEWDNQKRLGNMAKHGIDFEDAVLALQEFRIEFQTIRNGEVRTLAICPETNRIITVVYTMRGEICRIISARPAHKNEQRIYHQNFPR